The following proteins are co-located in the Pseudomonas fluorescens genome:
- a CDS encoding SulP family inorganic anion transporter: MKTETETPVVVSPNRTQDILAGLSIAGLLLPEAVAYSSIAALPPQAGVIALFAGLVCYGLFGTSRFAIVSATSSSAAVLAAATASLAGDDPALRLSLAFGLVLITGGLFLLAGLFKLGGVTSFIAKPVLRGFAFGLALTIILKQLASVVGVHLVDNNLIRFLPQLLEQLPRWNWPAAWVAAAALGVLWLCARIPRLPGGLLVVVLGIGAGQYLDLQAHGVALIGLIDLQLELGHLPVLPFADWLRLGELAFALVMILYAESYGSISSFALKHGDRVSSNRDLLALGAANLISGLFHGVPAGAGYSATSANEAAGASSRLAGIVAALVVLVIVLTVLPYVALTPEPVLAAIVIYALGRGLSLQPLGRYFVWRRDRLLVICAVAAVLLLGVLDGLLVSVAISVVLMLRQMSAADIQVLGRLADSHDFVDRQHHPDALDVPGVLIVRPNEALFFANAERILGAALRLMRQSQVEAVVLSLEESPDLDGTSIEALAAFFAQVRGEGKRLVLARVRHEAREVLQSLPEASAQQVLLSGLSVDDAVQLALSVNSQA; the protein is encoded by the coding sequence TTGAAAACTGAAACCGAAACGCCTGTTGTCGTATCCCCCAATCGTACCCAAGACATTCTCGCCGGGTTGTCCATTGCCGGTTTACTGCTGCCGGAAGCCGTGGCGTATTCGAGCATTGCCGCACTGCCGCCGCAGGCCGGTGTGATTGCCTTGTTTGCCGGGCTGGTGTGTTACGGCCTGTTCGGCACCAGTCGCTTTGCAATTGTCTCGGCGACGTCATCGTCTGCGGCGGTGTTGGCGGCAGCCACTGCGAGTCTGGCGGGCGATGACCCGGCGCTGAGGCTGTCCCTGGCGTTCGGGCTGGTGTTGATCACCGGGGGGCTTTTCCTGTTGGCCGGGTTGTTCAAACTCGGCGGTGTGACGTCGTTTATTGCCAAGCCGGTGTTGCGCGGCTTTGCGTTCGGCCTGGCGCTGACGATCATCCTCAAACAGTTGGCCAGCGTGGTGGGTGTGCACCTGGTCGATAACAACCTGATCCGCTTCCTGCCGCAGTTGCTGGAGCAACTACCCCGTTGGAACTGGCCGGCTGCGTGGGTGGCTGCGGCTGCATTGGGCGTATTGTGGCTGTGCGCGCGGATACCGCGTCTGCCGGGCGGGCTGTTGGTGGTGGTCCTCGGTATTGGTGCCGGGCAGTACCTGGATCTACAGGCCCATGGTGTCGCGCTGATCGGCCTGATCGACCTGCAGCTGGAATTGGGCCACTTGCCGGTCCTGCCGTTCGCGGACTGGTTGCGCCTCGGAGAATTGGCGTTTGCCCTAGTGATGATCCTGTATGCGGAGTCCTACGGCTCGATCAGTTCGTTCGCGCTTAAACACGGCGACCGGGTGTCATCCAATCGCGACCTGCTCGCGTTGGGTGCAGCCAACCTGATCTCCGGGTTATTCCACGGCGTGCCGGCCGGCGCGGGTTATTCGGCGACGTCGGCCAATGAGGCCGCCGGTGCCAGTTCACGTCTGGCCGGTATCGTTGCCGCGCTGGTGGTGTTGGTAATTGTGTTGACGGTGTTGCCGTATGTGGCGCTGACCCCGGAGCCGGTGCTCGCTGCCATCGTCATCTATGCACTGGGGCGTGGCTTGAGCCTGCAACCCCTGGGCCGTTACTTTGTGTGGCGGCGTGACCGTTTGCTGGTGATCTGTGCCGTGGCAGCCGTGCTGTTGCTGGGCGTACTGGACGGGCTGTTGGTGTCGGTGGCGATCAGCGTAGTGTTGATGTTGCGTCAGATGTCAGCGGCGGATATTCAGGTGCTGGGGCGTTTGGCTGACAGTCACGACTTTGTCGATCGCCAGCACCATCCGGATGCGTTGGACGTACCTGGCGTGTTGATCGTGCGGCCCAACGAAGCCCTGTTTTTCGCCAATGCCGAACGCATCCTCGGCGCGGCGTTGCGCCTGATGCGTCAATCGCAGGTCGAGGCCGTGGTGCTCAGCCTGGAAGAGTCGCCTGACCTCGATGGCACCAGTATCGAAGCGCTGGCGGCGTTTTTCGCGCAAGTGCGCGGGGAGGGCAAGCGCCTGGTACTGGCCCGCGTGCGGCATGAGGCTCGCGAGGTGTTGCAGAGCTTGCCTGAAGCCTCGGCGCAACAGGTCTTGCTCAGTGGCTTGAGCGTTGACGATGCGGTGCAGCTAGCGCTGAGTGTCAATTCCCAGGCATAA
- a CDS encoding cysteine hydrolase family protein: protein MANALLIIDMQTGLYDGPEKPFERERVLDTINHLIHRARSANAAIFVARHTGPAGSPIEAGSPLWQLWHGLDVDEARDHLFNKTRPSCFLGTDLANQLAAAQVNELVIVGMKTQFCIDTTCRVAAELGFSVVLPQDGHTCMDTPALSAEAIIAHHNATLAGAFVKRVTAQTIEFQ, encoded by the coding sequence ATGGCAAACGCCCTGCTGATTATCGATATGCAAACCGGTTTATACGATGGGCCGGAGAAACCCTTCGAGCGCGAACGGGTGCTCGACACCATCAACCACCTTATTCATCGCGCCCGCAGCGCCAACGCAGCGATCTTTGTTGCCCGGCACACTGGCCCGGCAGGCTCGCCGATTGAAGCCGGCAGTCCGCTCTGGCAGCTGTGGCACGGCCTGGACGTCGACGAAGCGCGCGACCACCTGTTCAATAAAACCCGGCCCAGTTGCTTCCTGGGGACCGATCTGGCGAATCAGTTGGCCGCCGCGCAGGTCAATGAGCTGGTGATTGTCGGGATGAAGACCCAGTTCTGCATCGACACCACTTGCCGAGTGGCGGCGGAGCTGGGGTTTTCGGTGGTATTGCCGCAGGACGGCCATACTTGCATGGACACGCCGGCGTTGTCGGCCGAGGCGATCATCGCGCATCACAATGCGACCTTGGCCGGGGCATTCGTGAAGCGGGTGACAGCGCAGACTATTGAGTTCCAGTGA
- a CDS encoding DUF4822 domain-containing protein → MRRLTVVFAGLLLAGIFNPPNSHAQPVEPERDIRALASSPQWLTTKVYIEGEPDKDVKANYPGVVGISMWDAQRNRYEFFYTETGRSKYADGGGGYFLITGDRKTHILVPDVGPVRTVVRRLEKLDNSEFTYSREVPRDSVANQPTVRIYVVHAPYKGPLKTAMSN, encoded by the coding sequence ATGCGAAGACTCACTGTCGTATTTGCCGGTCTGCTTCTGGCAGGGATATTCAACCCGCCCAATAGTCATGCACAACCAGTAGAGCCTGAACGGGATATCCGCGCACTGGCGTCCTCGCCTCAATGGTTAACCACCAAGGTCTATATCGAGGGGGAACCGGATAAAGACGTCAAGGCAAACTACCCCGGCGTGGTCGGCATATCGATGTGGGACGCTCAACGAAATCGCTATGAGTTCTTTTACACCGAGACCGGTCGATCAAAATACGCGGATGGCGGTGGCGGGTATTTCCTGATCACGGGCGACAGGAAAACCCACATTCTGGTGCCTGACGTGGGACCTGTCAGAACGGTTGTCAGGCGCCTGGAAAAGCTGGACAACAGCGAATTCACCTACTCTCGGGAAGTACCACGCGACAGCGTAGCCAACCAGCCGACGGTTCGCATATATGTGGTGCACGCCCCTTACAAAGGGCCCCTAAAGACAGCCATGTCCAACTAA
- a CDS encoding ParB-like protein, with protein MARPRPQLVTGKLEKLHPTQLTVGLAEVTTKREAWTKLKRKERTAALDKHWFPCVLGPDERYYITDHHHFGLALLLEGVKSVSLLMLKDLSFVDRNTFWNVMAFNQWVHPYDARGLRRTYEAIPRKITDLQDDPYRSLAGMLRTAGGYAKDATPFSEFLWADFLRSRIGSDVASQPNAKVLSKVMLLARSQEARYLPGWVGPIEN; from the coding sequence ATGGCCCGGCCCCGTCCGCAACTGGTCACAGGCAAGCTGGAAAAGTTGCACCCCACCCAATTGACCGTGGGTCTGGCTGAGGTCACCACCAAGCGCGAAGCCTGGACCAAACTCAAGCGCAAGGAGCGCACTGCGGCGCTCGACAAGCACTGGTTTCCTTGCGTGCTCGGCCCGGACGAGCGTTATTACATCACCGATCATCACCATTTCGGGCTGGCGCTGCTGTTGGAGGGCGTCAAGAGTGTGTCGCTGTTGATGCTCAAGGACCTGTCATTTGTGGACCGCAACACGTTCTGGAACGTCATGGCGTTCAATCAGTGGGTACACCCTTACGATGCGCGTGGCCTGCGACGTACCTACGAAGCCATTCCGCGCAAGATTACCGACTTGCAGGACGACCCTTACCGCAGCCTGGCGGGCATGTTGCGCACGGCTGGCGGTTACGCCAAGGACGCGACGCCGTTCAGCGAGTTTCTGTGGGCGGATTTCTTGCGCAGCCGCATTGGCAGCGACGTGGCCAGCCAGCCAAACGCCAAGGTGTTAAGCAAGGTCATGCTCCTGGCACGCAGCCAGGAAGCGCGTTATTTGCCAGGATGGGTTGGGCCGATTGAAAACTGA
- a CDS encoding 2-hydroxyacid dehydrogenase: protein MPTTVLVLVETINEYLQIIESNDFHVILAPTPAERAQAIKAHGGQIKAVLTRGPLGLYAEEIAALPLLEIICVIGAGYEHVDLQAASNRGIVVTNGAGVNAPSVADHAMALLLSLVRGIPQTDAAVRRSEWPKVMRPSLGGKHLGILGLGAVGMEIAKRAALGFGMEVSYHNRQPRDDVDYTYCATAVELARTSDFLILATPGGASTRHLIDRHALDALGPHGYLVNIGRGSVVVTADLVAALEQRRIGGAALDVFDDEPKVPDALKRLSNTVLTSHVAGLSPEAAHDTVQRVADNLVEYFAGRPVLTPVTLPPRN, encoded by the coding sequence ATGCCCACCACTGTTCTGGTCCTGGTTGAAACCATAAACGAATACCTGCAAATCATTGAGAGCAACGACTTTCATGTGATTCTGGCGCCGACGCCAGCCGAGCGCGCCCAGGCGATCAAGGCTCATGGTGGGCAGATCAAGGCGGTGCTGACCCGTGGGCCGTTGGGCTTGTATGCCGAGGAAATCGCTGCGCTGCCGCTGCTGGAGATCATCTGCGTGATCGGCGCCGGCTACGAGCATGTGGACCTGCAGGCGGCGAGCAATCGCGGGATTGTTGTGACCAACGGCGCGGGCGTGAACGCACCGTCGGTGGCCGACCACGCCATGGCGTTGCTGCTCTCGCTGGTGCGCGGCATTCCGCAAACGGATGCCGCTGTGCGGCGCAGCGAATGGCCGAAGGTGATGCGCCCTTCCCTGGGCGGCAAACACCTGGGCATTCTCGGCCTTGGCGCGGTGGGCATGGAAATCGCCAAGCGCGCCGCCCTCGGGTTCGGCATGGAGGTGAGTTACCACAACCGCCAGCCCCGCGATGACGTCGACTACACCTATTGCGCAACGGCCGTGGAGCTTGCGCGCACATCGGACTTCCTGATCCTGGCGACACCCGGCGGCGCAAGCACCCGTCACCTGATTGATCGCCACGCCCTGGACGCCCTCGGCCCGCACGGTTACCTGGTGAACATCGGGCGCGGCAGTGTGGTCGTGACCGCAGACCTGGTGGCCGCCCTGGAGCAGCGGCGTATCGGCGGCGCCGCGCTAGACGTGTTTGACGATGAGCCAAAAGTGCCCGACGCCCTCAAACGCCTGAGCAACACCGTGCTCACCTCCCATGTGGCCGGGCTGTCGCCGGAAGCGGCCCATGACACCGTGCAGCGCGTGGCCGACAACCTGGTGGAATACTTCGCGGGCCGCCCCGTGCTGACCCCCGTTACCTTGCCACCACGCAACTAG
- a CDS encoding serine/threonine transporter produces MNDQANSVDERYATTPATLTSWSRQDTTWMLGLFGTAIGAGTLFLPINAGLGGFWPLVILALLAFPMTFFAHRGLTRFVLSGREGSDITDVVEEHFGLKAGALITLLYFFAIFPILLIYSVALTNTVSSFMEHQLHILPPPRAILAFVLILGLLAVVRCGEQVIVKAMSLMVYPFIVALLFLAVYLVPHWTGGILSTASEVPAPSALLNTLWLAIPVMVFSFNHSPIISAFAVDQKRQYGANADERSSQILSRAHLLMVVMVLFFVFSCVLTLSPAQLAEAKAQNLSILSYLANHFDNPTIAFAAPLIAFVAIAKSFLGHYIGASEGLKGLVLKTGRRPAAKALDRMTAAFMLVVCWIVATLNPSILGMIETLGGPIIASILFLMPMYAIRKVPAMAKYRGQASNVFVTAVGLVAITALIYSLLS; encoded by the coding sequence ATGAATGATCAGGCCAATAGCGTCGACGAACGCTATGCAACGACACCTGCAACCCTCACAAGCTGGAGCCGCCAGGACACCACCTGGATGCTTGGGCTGTTCGGCACCGCCATCGGCGCCGGTACTTTGTTTTTGCCGATCAACGCGGGCCTGGGGGGCTTCTGGCCACTGGTGATCCTGGCGCTGCTGGCATTTCCGATGACCTTCTTTGCCCACCGTGGGCTGACCCGTTTCGTACTGTCCGGCCGCGAAGGTTCCGACATTACCGACGTGGTTGAAGAGCATTTCGGGCTCAAAGCCGGTGCGTTGATCACCTTGTTGTACTTCTTTGCCATCTTCCCGATCCTGCTGATCTACAGCGTGGCGCTGACCAACACCGTCAGCAGCTTCATGGAACACCAACTGCACATCCTGCCGCCGCCGCGGGCGATCCTGGCATTTGTGCTGATTCTGGGGTTGTTGGCGGTGGTGCGTTGCGGCGAACAAGTAATCGTCAAGGCGATGAGCCTGATGGTCTATCCGTTTATCGTCGCCTTGCTGTTCCTGGCGGTGTACCTGGTCCCGCATTGGACCGGCGGCATCCTCAGCACCGCCAGCGAGGTGCCGGCGCCGTCGGCGTTGCTCAACACGCTGTGGCTGGCGATTCCGGTGATGGTGTTCTCGTTCAACCATTCGCCGATCATCTCGGCGTTCGCGGTTGACCAGAAGCGCCAGTACGGCGCCAATGCCGATGAGCGCAGTTCGCAGATCCTGTCCCGTGCGCACCTGTTGATGGTGGTGATGGTGCTGTTCTTCGTGTTCAGCTGCGTGCTGACCCTGTCGCCGGCGCAGTTGGCCGAAGCGAAAGCGCAGAACCTGTCGATCCTGTCGTACCTGGCCAACCACTTCGACAACCCGACCATCGCCTTCGCCGCGCCATTGATTGCATTCGTGGCGATTGCCAAGTCATTCCTGGGCCACTACATCGGTGCCAGCGAAGGCCTCAAGGGCCTGGTGCTTAAAACCGGTCGCCGCCCGGCAGCCAAGGCGCTGGACCGCATGACCGCTGCGTTCATGCTGGTGGTGTGCTGGATCGTCGCCACGCTTAACCCGAGCATCCTTGGCATGATCGAAACACTGGGCGGCCCGATCATCGCGTCGATCCTGTTCCTGATGCCGATGTACGCGATCCGTAAAGTGCCGGCCATGGCCAAGTACCGTGGGCAGGCCTCCAACGTGTTTGTCACCGCAGTGGGCTTGGTTGCGATTACGGCATTGATCTACTCGCTGCTGTCCTGA